A single Anopheles maculipalpis chromosome 3RL, idAnoMacuDA_375_x, whole genome shotgun sequence DNA region contains:
- the LOC126563944 gene encoding platelet binding protein GspB isoform X1: MTLIGPGAPGMAFMMKKKKYKFSVELHLEELVEVPFLNAVLFAKIRLLDGGSFQEHSNREEVKNHTVKWGQKFEFPCKMTSNASTGVLDPCTVRISVRKEIKGGRSYQKLGFTDLNLAEFAGSGLTSRKCLLEGYDARHRQDNSMLNVSLRMHMIQGDILFKVPSPSPKSKTALPQDNLGLQPTDPAMATVGPVVTPVVTRVSTKDEPSAASVASGFDSLQKKKPTTQGLPTTIEHQQSIDLDPQSFIITDSGISESSEPPSSLLDFQSNLSLVASLPISVGVPQSGNVPGSQVLPTVGTVPGAIELGHSRNSSNTSQMSKGSGYSSFSHSQHSRQSSEGDSGHQRFRPATATVYHGKPGTVLPVVPATSSTTTTTSSSTAQASLVNGGVSRFVTIANKKLLTSGGISNSSTISTVSNGSNGNGRPKILNPTKQQMMTANRLLMKLRIPQSPTSDSGDDVFVTPDVTVLSEDEGGGSDDRTESGVEEFGTPTSEIPLAKLIKIKSMNNLAVPKGAMFSDEEMDQPDGYILPDLIDEHHLTPGMNLSRMKSLGNLSAYEREFGHTPVDLLQSKRDFETRRFSFAKMRSLTDLTAGDESDDVLVRRRRQLEAEEKSSSDESKPPSSCQLSPPSIAGGVELANRFLPFQMRSSFHSGVYRKRSGIGYTRYIGNDDDPATTTSSNGGPTLGGTNLTKINSLSTIPTVLAAERVNHVPFLTPNIGRKRFASASMYTTTNNSATSSPDENDPDPIRLAKSKTGSSPTSTVAKVIARSSVRGNNPFERNFRKSAPISGVVVGQPEPASTGLRSSGLLKTSNSSGSVQQLQQVGGFFRQSDSNFYNIVRNYPIGKSSSANLESLKHRSSYNNFPLSLKPQQHPQQQQQPHQKLSKGAGDPKGIVPLVGAKSVVATNHQPTTTTAATAGNRVYHRFRSVVRVVLKFIIKGQSNQTTNDCHKSATSSSSTISNHATNANSGGGSNNATSTPTTTIFCTSATTTTTTTTTTTCCPNSTSTITTISSTSATVLKNPSSGSIPMSETGSLDRMKSAAERRKKGAGHDGDSGMAPTLSGRVEDTRVNTGLIIDELLKNTKLDHLEESENPTGLALYIGSDGTTMVGSHEVHSRMPAGAFKQVVMETPR, translated from the exons GGAGGAAGTGAAAAACCACACCGTAAAGTGGGGTCAAAAGTTCGAGTTTCCCTGCAAAATGACGTCGAACGCGTCGACGGGCGTGCTTGACCCCTGCACCGTACGGATATCGGTGCGCAAAGAGATTAAGGGTGGCAGGAGTTACCAG AAACTAGGATTTACGGATCTGAACCTGGCCGAGTTTGCCGGTTCCGGTCTAACGTCGCGCAAGTGTTTACTGGAGGGATATGACGCACGCCACCGGCAGGACAACTCCATGCTGAACGTGTCGTTACGTATGCACATGATTCAGGGTGATATATTGTTTAAAGT TCCTTCTCCCAGTCCGAAATCGAAGACTGCCCTCCCACAGGACAACCTCGGACTACAGCCCACCGATCCGGCAATGGCGACGGTCGGTCCCGTCGTTACACCCGTCGTAACGCGCGTTTCTACCAAAGACGAACCATCCGCCGCATCCGTCGCGTCCGGGTTCGATTCgctgcagaagaagaaacccACTACACAGGGACTTCCGACGACGATAG AACACCAACAGTCGATCGATCTGGACCCGCAGTCATTTATCATTACCGATTCCGGTATTTCCGAATCTTCCGAACCGCCATCGTCCCTGCTGGACTTCCAGTCGAATCTATCCCTTGTCGCATCGTTACCGATCAGTGTCGGTGTGCCGCAGAGTGGCAATGTGCCCGGCAGTCAAGTGTTGCCGACCGTTGGTACCGTGCCCGGTGCAATCGAATTAGGTCATTCGCGCAACTCGAGCAATACTAGTCAA ATGTCCAAAGGCTCCGGTTACAGCAGCTTCTCCCACAGTCAACACTCGAGGCAAAGCTCCGAGGGAGATTCCGGTCATCAGAG gtTCCGTCCGGCGACGGCAACGGTTTACCATGGCAAACCGGGCACGGTGCTACCGGTGGTGCCGGCCACCAGCTCCACAACCACCACGACTAGTAGTAGTACCGCACAGGCTTCTTTAGTTAACGGTGGCGTAAGCCGTTTCGTAACGATCGCTAATAAGAAACTTCTTACCAGCGGcggcatcagcaacagcagcacgatCAGCACCGTCAGCAATGGGAGCAACGGCAACGGTCGACCCAAGATCCTTAACCCTACCAAGCAGCAGATGATGACCGCGAATCGGTTGCTCATGAAGTTGCGCATACCGCAGAGTCCAACCTCGGACTCGGGCGACGATGTGTTTGTCACGCCGGACGTGACGGTACTGTCGGAGGATGAGGGCGGTGGAAGCGACGATCGTACGGAGTCGGGTGTGGAGGAGTTCGGTACACCGACGTCCGAGATACCGCTCGCGAAGTTGATCAAGATCAAGAGCATGAACAACTTGGCCGTCCCGAAGGGTGCTATGTTCTCGGATGAAGAGATGGACCAACCGGACGGTTACATCCTGCCGGACCTTATTGATGAGCATCATCTTACGCCCGGGATGAATCTGAGCCGTATGAAATCGCTTGGCAATCTGTCGGCATACGAGCGAGAATTCGGTCATACGCCGGTTGATTTGCTACAGTCGAAGCGGGACTTCGAAACGCGAAGGTTCAGCTTTGCGAAAATGCGCTCCCTAACCGATCTAACTGCTGGTGATGAATCGGATGATGTGTTGGTGCGTCGCCGACGGCAGCTGGAGGCGGAAGAGAAGAGTTCCTCGGATGAATCGAAGCCTCCGTCTTCGTGTCAGTTGTCCCCTCCTAGCATTGCTGGTGGAGTTGAGCTTGCGAATCGCTTCCTACCGTTCCAGATGCGCAGCTCATTCCACAGCGGCGTGTATCGGAAGCGATCGGGAATAGGTTACACACGGTACAtcggtaatgatgatgatccggCGACAACAACTTCATCCAATGGTGGTCCAACGCTTGGCGGTACCAATCTAACGAAAATTAACTCGCTCAGCACGATCCCGACAGTGCTGGCCGCAGAGCGTGTCAATCATGTGCCTTTCCTAACGCCCAACATCGGGCGAAAACGGTTTGCTTCCGCTTCTATGTACACAACAACTAACAACAGTGCAACGAGCAGTCCGGATGAGAACGATCCTGATCCGATTAGGTTAGCCAAATCGAAGACAGGTTCCTCTCCTACCAGTACAGTAGCGAAGGTGATTGCACGCAGCTCCGTTCGGGGTAACAATCCGTTCGAGCGCAACTTCCGCAAAAGTGCTCCTATTAGTGGGGTCGTTGTAGGGCAACCGGAACCAGCATCAACGGGGTTGCGAAGCAGTGGCCTTCTTAAAACTTCCAACTCATCAGGATCCGTTCAACAGTTGCAGCAGGTAGGTGGATTTTTCCGCCAGTCCGACAGCAACTTCTACAACATCGTACGCAACTATCCGATTGGCAAGTCTTCCTCCGCCAATCTGGAGTCGCTCAAACATCGCTCTTCCTACAACAACTTCCCGCTGAGTCTAAAGCCTCAGCAACAtccgcagcaacaacaacaaccccaTCAAAAGCTGTCGAAAGGAGCCGGTGATCCGAAGGGCATTGTACCTTTGGTCGGTGCGAAGTCGGTGGTTGCAACCAACCATCAACCGACGACaacgacagcagcaacagcgggCAATCGCGTCTACCATAG ATTCCGCTCAGTAGTGCGGGTAGTACTTAAGTTTATCATAAAGGGACAATCGAACCAAACGACAAACGATTGCCATAAGTctgccaccagcagcagctccacCATCAGCAACCATGCAACCAATGCCAATAGTGGCGGTGGTAGTAACAACGCCACTAGTACACCTACCACTACCATCTTTTGTACTAgtgctaccaccaccaccactactactacaactactacttGTTGTCCCAATTCTACTTCCACCATTACCACCATCTCGTCTACCAGTGCGACGGTGTTAAA AAACCCCAGTTCCGGTTCGATCCCGATGAGCGAAACCGGTTCACTCGATCGCATGAAGTCGGCAGCCGAGCGAAGGAAAAAGGGCGCCGGGCACGACGGGGACAGCGGTATGGCGCCGACACTGTCCGGGCGCGTGGAGGACACCCGCGTCAACACCGGGCTAATCATAGACGAGCTGTTGAAAAACACCAAACTGGACCACTTAGAAGAATCCGAAA atcCCACCGGGCTAGCACTGTACATTGGCAGCGATGGTACGACGATGGTTGGCAGCCACGAGGTACATTCGCGCATGCCGGCCGGAGCATTTAAGCAGGTCGTAATGGAAACGCCAAGATAG